A genome region from Magnetovibrio sp. includes the following:
- the rpoH gene encoding RNA polymerase sigma factor RpoH, which translates to MSATSDKANTLPKLEISPEQNLTRYLQEIRKFPMLTLEQEQQLSIAWAKHGDEDAAHQMVTSHLRLVAKIAMGYRGYGLPLAELISEGNVGMMQAVQRFDPDRGFRLATYAMWWIRAAIQEYILHSWSLVKMGTTAAQKKLFFNLRRLKGQMQAYEDGDLSPEHVTKISERLGVSETEVINMNRRLGGPDSSLNATVRMDGEEQWQDWLEDDRDSQEDQLAEFQELIRRRSLLKGAMKGLSERERTILTERRLKDTPATLENLSKSFGISRERVRQIEVRAFEKLQKSVKNAMIQQNIMA; encoded by the coding sequence GAGCGATAAAGCCAATACTTTGCCGAAACTTGAAATTTCGCCGGAACAAAATCTCACGCGATATTTGCAAGAAATCCGCAAGTTTCCGATGCTGACCCTCGAGCAGGAGCAGCAGCTGTCGATCGCTTGGGCAAAACATGGTGACGAAGATGCCGCGCATCAGATGGTCACCAGCCATTTGCGTCTGGTGGCAAAAATCGCCATGGGGTATCGCGGTTACGGTTTGCCGCTCGCCGAGCTGATCTCGGAAGGCAACGTCGGCATGATGCAGGCGGTTCAACGCTTCGACCCCGATCGCGGCTTCCGCCTCGCCACTTATGCGATGTGGTGGATTCGCGCCGCCATTCAGGAATACATCTTGCACTCGTGGTCGTTGGTCAAGATGGGCACCACCGCGGCCCAGAAAAAACTGTTTTTCAACTTGCGTCGCCTCAAAGGCCAGATGCAGGCTTACGAAGATGGCGACCTCAGCCCCGAGCACGTGACCAAGATTTCCGAACGCCTGGGCGTTTCGGAAACCGAAGTGATCAACATGAACCGCCGTTTGGGTGGGCCTGACAGCTCGCTCAACGCCACCGTGCGCATGGACGGCGAAGAGCAGTGGCAAGATTGGTTGGAAGACGATCGCGACAGCCAAGAAGATCAGCTGGCCGAGTTCCAAGAACTCATTCGCCGCCGCAGTTTGCTGAAAGGCGCGATGAAGGGATTGTCGGAACGCGAGCGAACGATTCTCACCGAACGTCGCTTAAAGGACACGCCGGCCACGCTGGAAAATCTCTCCAAGTCGTTTGGCATTTCTCGTGAGCGCGTGCGCCAGATCGAAGTTCGGGCGTTTGAAAAACTGCAAAAGTCCGTCAAGAACGCCATGATCCAACAAAACATAATGGCATAA